Proteins from a single region of Streptomyces griseiscabiei:
- a CDS encoding VOC family protein — translation MTAGPAAPTGFCWLDIKTRDLPGTGAFLAAALDWRCAVDEDDWRRATKISTADGHPVGGVSDLAQPVYPPGTPAHIAYYLAVDDLDRRTDRAVARGAELVVPPFDAGDQGRLATLVDPVGAAVSLWQPYRFGGWRFPPGSPGTPHRMVLTCERPDRARDFYREVTGTDVAHADFTAAATGSAAPRWELTVGADDPTAVAARVHAHGRGRASWPDDPDRSVLRLTSPDGLTLRVVRARGRI, via the coding sequence ATGACCGCCGGCCCCGCCGCCCCGACCGGGTTCTGCTGGCTGGACATCAAGACCCGCGACCTGCCCGGCACCGGGGCCTTCCTCGCCGCCGCCCTGGACTGGCGCTGTGCCGTCGACGAGGACGACTGGCGCCGGGCGACGAAGATCAGCACGGCGGACGGGCACCCGGTCGGCGGGGTGAGCGACCTTGCCCAGCCCGTCTACCCGCCCGGGACCCCCGCCCACATCGCCTACTACCTGGCGGTCGACGACCTCGACCGCCGTACGGACAGGGCGGTGGCGCGCGGGGCCGAGCTGGTCGTCCCGCCCTTCGACGCGGGAGACCAGGGCCGTCTGGCCACCCTGGTCGATCCGGTGGGGGCCGCCGTCTCGCTCTGGCAGCCTTACCGGTTCGGCGGGTGGCGGTTCCCGCCGGGCTCTCCCGGCACCCCGCACCGCATGGTCCTGACCTGTGAACGGCCGGACCGGGCCCGGGACTTCTACCGCGAGGTGACCGGCACGGACGTCGCCCACGCGGACTTCACCGCCGCCGCCACCGGGTCCGCGGCCCCGCGGTGGGAGCTGACGGTCGGGGCGGACGACCCGACCGCCGTCGCCGCGCGGGTGCACGCGCACGGTCGGGGCCGGGCCTCGTGGCCCGACGACCCCGACCGCTCCGTACTACGGCTGACCAGCCCGGACGGGCTCACCCTCCGGGTGGTCCGGGCCCGGGGCCGCATCTGA
- a CDS encoding GNAT family N-acetyltransferase yields MSTTPQLAEITPANLDAALGVRIRPDQEHLVEPVEKSLAEAYVHPGVAWPRLVLDGDRAVGFLMAFLDIDWKGDGSGTDIRSGLWRLNIAADAQGMGYGRFAVEAVAAEIRRRGGDRLFVTWHPGPDGPEAFYLGLGFRTTGETSGDQTVGVLELTG; encoded by the coding sequence ATGTCCACCACCCCACAGCTGGCCGAGATAACCCCCGCCAACCTCGACGCCGCGCTCGGCGTCCGCATCCGCCCCGACCAGGAACACCTGGTGGAGCCGGTCGAGAAGTCGCTGGCCGAGGCGTACGTGCACCCCGGTGTCGCCTGGCCCCGGCTCGTCCTGGACGGTGACCGGGCCGTCGGCTTCCTGATGGCCTTCCTCGACATCGACTGGAAGGGCGACGGCTCGGGCACCGACATCCGCTCCGGGCTCTGGCGGCTCAACATCGCCGCGGACGCGCAGGGGATGGGCTACGGCCGGTTCGCCGTCGAGGCGGTGGCCGCCGAGATCCGCCGCCGCGGCGGCGACCGCCTCTTCGTCACCTGGCACCCCGGGCCCGACGGCCCGGAGGCCTTCTACCTCGGCCTCGGCTTCCGTACGACGGGGGAGACCAGCGGCGACCAGACGGTCGGGGTGCTGGAGCTGACCGGATGA
- a CDS encoding TetR/AcrR family transcriptional regulator — protein sequence MANKTAPDSARRSEKSRRAIYDAALALVGEVGYQKTTIEGIAARAGVGKQTIYRWWSSKGEVLLEAFIDLSAQAAEAAARPEVIGDGAEYEIPDTGDLEADLKAVLRATVDELLDPRFEVPSRALAAEGVVNRELGVEFVGKLLEPQLQLYVKRLRAAQERGAVRAEIDPRIALELFVSPLAQRWLQHTGPISYDYTDTLVEYALYGLAPR from the coding sequence ATGGCCAACAAGACCGCCCCTGATTCCGCCCGGCGCAGCGAGAAGTCGCGCCGCGCCATCTACGACGCCGCCCTCGCCCTCGTCGGCGAGGTCGGGTACCAGAAGACGACCATCGAGGGCATCGCGGCCCGCGCCGGTGTCGGCAAGCAGACGATCTACCGGTGGTGGTCCTCCAAGGGAGAGGTGCTGCTGGAGGCGTTCATCGACCTGAGCGCCCAGGCGGCGGAGGCCGCGGCCCGGCCCGAGGTCATCGGGGACGGGGCCGAGTACGAGATCCCGGACACCGGGGACCTCGAAGCCGACCTCAAGGCGGTCCTGCGCGCCACCGTCGACGAACTCCTCGACCCCCGGTTCGAAGTCCCCTCGCGCGCCCTGGCCGCCGAGGGCGTGGTCAACCGCGAGCTCGGTGTCGAGTTCGTCGGCAAACTGCTCGAACCCCAGCTCCAGCTGTATGTGAAGCGGCTGCGCGCGGCCCAGGAGCGGGGGGCCGTACGCGCCGAGATCGACCCGCGTATCGCCCTGGAGCTCTTCGTCTCCCCGCTCGCCCAGCGCTGGCTGCAGCACACGGGCCCCATCTCGTACGACTACACGGACACCCTCGTTGAGTACGCCCTGTACGGCCTCGCACCCCGCTGA
- a CDS encoding bifunctional DNA primase/polymerase — protein sequence MSATFGGRSGRQGRISEWLRARRTGRPLDGAADDTGREELLLAAAAAGLPLAPAAHPSGYRCSCDRVGCPTPARHPVSFAWQTQSTTDRAQIERWARHQPGANFITATGMVHDVLDVPFAAGSEALERLLAAGIEVGPVAESESESGEGRLLFFTLTRGTPEDEDEWWPCELDCHPETMDEHPGLRWHCRGSYVLVPPARLPGDLTVHWVRGPEHPLPDPLSLLEILTDACSRHVGEQSDHAGTAWPSRG from the coding sequence ATGAGCGCGACGTTCGGCGGCCGGAGCGGTCGGCAGGGCAGGATCTCCGAGTGGCTGCGTGCCCGTCGTACCGGCCGCCCGCTCGACGGGGCCGCCGACGACACCGGCCGTGAGGAGCTGCTGCTCGCCGCGGCCGCCGCCGGACTCCCGCTCGCGCCCGCCGCGCACCCCTCGGGCTACCGGTGTTCCTGCGACCGCGTGGGCTGTCCCACCCCGGCCCGGCACCCGGTGTCCTTCGCCTGGCAGACGCAGTCCACCACCGACCGCGCCCAGATCGAGCGCTGGGCCCGGCACCAGCCCGGGGCCAACTTCATCACCGCGACCGGCATGGTCCACGACGTGCTGGACGTACCCTTCGCCGCCGGCAGCGAGGCCCTGGAGCGGCTGCTCGCCGCCGGGATCGAGGTGGGGCCCGTCGCGGAGTCCGAGTCCGAGTCCGGCGAGGGACGGCTGCTCTTCTTCACCCTCACCCGGGGCACTCCCGAGGACGAGGACGAGTGGTGGCCCTGCGAGCTGGACTGCCATCCGGAGACCATGGACGAGCACCCGGGCCTGCGCTGGCACTGCCGGGGGTCCTACGTCCTCGTCCCGCCGGCCCGGCTCCCCGGTGATCTCACGGTCCACTGGGTACGCGGCCCGGAACACCCGCTGCCGGACCCGCTGAGCCTGCTGGAGATCCTCACCGACGCCTGCTCCCGCCATGTGGGCGAGCAGTCGGACCACGCGGGCACGGCCTGGCCCTCCCGGGGCTGA
- a CDS encoding DUF6243 family protein, whose translation MTRGGAGNMLGVGGSRRNLGRDALRGGPADRRVGGGLDAQAQKRELLRRFQEKQARRGEQEERRGDRTAGDRAADESS comes from the coding sequence ATGACCCGAGGTGGAGCAGGGAACATGCTGGGAGTCGGCGGCTCCCGTCGGAACCTGGGCCGCGACGCCCTGCGCGGCGGCCCCGCCGACCGCCGCGTCGGCGGCGGGCTCGACGCCCAGGCCCAGAAGCGGGAGCTGCTGCGCAGGTTCCAGGAGAAGCAGGCGCGCCGAGGCGAACAGGAGGAACGCCGGGGCGACCGCACAGCCGGTGACCGCGCGGCCGACGAGTCCTCGTGA
- the efeU gene encoding iron uptake transporter permease EfeU, with protein sequence MFANYLIGLREGLEASLVVCILIAYLVKTDRRDALRPVWAGIGVAVGLALAFGCVLEFGSQELTFKAQEALGGSLSIIAVALVTWMVFWMRRTARHLKADLHGKLDAALRMGTGALVATAFLAVGREGLETSLFVWTSVRASGDGTEGPLAGVLLGLATAVVLGWLFYRGALRINLARFFTWTGGMLVVVAAGVLAYGFHDLQEADFLPGLTDKAFDITGTIPPDSWYGTLLKGVFNFQPDPTVLQVTVWLLYLVPTLALFLAPVGFASGKGKVKIPDEQGQGARGPESTKAP encoded by the coding sequence GTGTTCGCGAACTATCTGATCGGGCTGCGCGAGGGCCTGGAGGCGAGCCTGGTCGTCTGCATCCTCATCGCCTATCTGGTGAAGACGGACCGCCGGGACGCCCTGAGGCCCGTCTGGGCCGGCATCGGCGTCGCCGTCGGGCTGGCGCTCGCCTTCGGCTGTGTCCTCGAATTCGGCTCCCAGGAGCTGACGTTCAAGGCGCAGGAGGCGCTCGGCGGCTCCCTGTCGATCATCGCGGTGGCTCTGGTGACCTGGATGGTCTTCTGGATGCGGCGCACCGCCCGCCATCTCAAGGCCGACCTGCACGGCAAGCTGGACGCGGCCCTGCGGATGGGCACGGGCGCGCTGGTGGCGACCGCGTTCCTCGCGGTGGGCCGGGAGGGCCTGGAGACCTCGCTGTTCGTGTGGACGTCCGTACGGGCGTCGGGCGACGGCACCGAGGGGCCGCTGGCCGGGGTCCTGCTGGGCCTGGCGACGGCGGTGGTGCTCGGCTGGCTGTTCTACCGGGGCGCGCTGCGCATCAACCTCGCCCGGTTCTTCACCTGGACCGGCGGCATGCTGGTCGTGGTCGCCGCGGGCGTGCTCGCGTACGGCTTCCACGACCTCCAGGAGGCCGACTTCCTGCCCGGCCTCACCGACAAGGCGTTCGACATCACCGGGACGATCCCGCCGGACAGCTGGTACGGCACCCTGTTGAAGGGCGTGTTCAACTTCCAGCCCGACCCGACGGTCCTCCAAGTCACGGTCTGGCTCTTGTATCTGGTCCCGACGCTCGCGCTGTTCCTCGCCCCGGTAGGGTTCGCCTCCGGGAAGGGGAAGGTGAAGATTCCTGATGAGCAGGGGCAGGGTGCGCGGGGTCCGGAGTCCACGAAGGCTCCGTGA